From one Streptomyces avermitilis MA-4680 = NBRC 14893 genomic stretch:
- a CDS encoding MarR family winged helix-turn-helix transcriptional regulator: MSTESDGPAVNEAVRTLLLLMPRLVGRAKRLPIPRALQGLDLAPRHLALLAHLEYDGPTSINELAARLEVAPTTVSLMVSELSRPGVLQRTADPADRRRRIIAIAPAYAAPIGEWLSGSASAWERVMHGLDPAERATVITALHAYEAALEQAGDPHGNAQLR, encoded by the coding sequence ATGTCCACGGAATCGGACGGTCCAGCCGTCAATGAGGCCGTCCGCACCCTGCTGTTGCTCATGCCACGGCTCGTGGGCCGCGCCAAGCGCCTGCCCATACCTCGGGCGCTCCAGGGTCTGGACCTGGCCCCGCGACACCTCGCACTGCTGGCCCACCTGGAGTACGACGGCCCCACCAGCATCAACGAGCTAGCCGCTCGGCTGGAGGTGGCCCCGACGACTGTCAGCCTCATGGTCAGCGAGCTGTCACGGCCGGGCGTCCTGCAGCGCACTGCCGATCCCGCCGACCGCCGCCGCCGCATCATCGCCATCGCCCCCGCCTACGCCGCCCCGATCGGCGAATGGCTTTCTGGGAGCGCCTCCGCTTGGGAACGCGTCATGCACGGTCTCGACCCCGCGGAACGCGCCACAGTCATCACCGCCCTGCACGCCTACGAGGCCGCCTTGGAGCAGGCGGGCGACCCGCATGGGAACGCGCAGCTGCGTTAG
- a CDS encoding tautomerase family protein: MDISDLFQIPLKTKALYSKGTRSTLPHLTVHLPENRLTGNEPILAAALTDAVVDVYGEWVRDLVSVRLTGVPAGRFAQGGKAVDTNASVILGVRAGVFDRPDAAQITARLGTALTDAITRVVGDDLRAGTMVELVASPPERTFVGGALTA, encoded by the coding sequence GTGGACATCAGCGACCTCTTCCAGATACCTTTAAAAACAAAGGCTTTGTATTCAAAGGGAACGAGGTCCACTTTGCCGCACCTGACCGTTCACCTTCCAGAGAACAGGCTGACCGGGAACGAACCTATACTCGCCGCCGCACTGACCGACGCTGTCGTCGACGTGTATGGCGAATGGGTCCGCGACCTCGTAAGCGTCCGCCTGACCGGAGTCCCCGCAGGCCGTTTCGCGCAAGGTGGCAAGGCCGTGGACACAAATGCTTCGGTGATCTTGGGCGTTCGCGCTGGCGTCTTCGACCGCCCCGACGCCGCCCAGATCACCGCGCGCCTCGGCACCGCGCTCACCGACGCGATCACACGTGTCGTCGGTGATGACCTCCGCGCCGGCACCATGGTCGAACTCGTGGCGTCACCGCCAGAACGTACCTTCGTCGGCGGCGCCCTCACCGCGTGA
- a CDS encoding replication-relaxation family protein, translating into MLGCVRIATVRQMASVITAEESDGRSYVRRAMKELAELGLAETNGKAGKHPIWNLTPAGQKALADGNELPPRPKAGTGAKAVKAGFGPHGVAVTDTILAFGGRDHLTDWQVEVNHAIKETGLSFNTDAVLAWPTKTSEVRLFELDNGSMSQARLAREVWDYERYAGHRVWEGARGTIGGTYPFWQRHRYTRSKTFPRLHVVLAGKAEHLLDNRLQALAADVKGIAVAVWVNTLPRLQRGEPWYEIGVDAPDRRRRRYPEPAGR; encoded by the coding sequence ATGCTGGGGTGTGTGCGGATAGCGACGGTTCGGCAGATGGCTTCGGTGATCACGGCGGAGGAGTCGGACGGCCGGTCGTACGTGCGCAGGGCGATGAAGGAGCTGGCGGAGCTGGGGCTGGCGGAGACGAACGGCAAGGCGGGCAAGCACCCGATCTGGAACCTGACCCCGGCCGGGCAGAAGGCTCTGGCCGACGGCAACGAGCTGCCTCCCCGACCGAAGGCCGGCACCGGAGCGAAGGCGGTGAAGGCCGGGTTCGGTCCGCACGGCGTCGCGGTGACGGACACGATCCTCGCCTTCGGCGGCCGGGACCATCTGACCGACTGGCAGGTGGAGGTCAACCACGCCATCAAGGAGACCGGCCTGAGCTTCAACACCGACGCTGTCCTCGCGTGGCCTACCAAGACCAGCGAGGTGCGCCTCTTCGAGCTCGACAACGGCAGCATGTCGCAGGCCCGGCTCGCACGTGAGGTCTGGGACTACGAGCGCTATGCCGGGCACCGCGTCTGGGAGGGCGCCCGCGGCACGATCGGCGGGACGTACCCGTTCTGGCAACGCCACCGCTACACCCGCTCAAAGACCTTCCCGCGGCTGCATGTCGTCCTGGCGGGCAAGGCGGAGCACCTGCTCGACAACCGCCTCCAGGCGCTCGCCGCCGACGTGAAGGGCATCGCCGTCGCGGTCTGGGTGAACACCCTGCCCCGGCTCCAGCGAGGCGAGCCCTGGTACGAGATCGGCGTCGACGCCCCGGACCGGCGCCGTCGGCGCTACCCCGAACCCGCTGGCCGCTGA